The Capsicum annuum cultivar UCD-10X-F1 unplaced genomic scaffold, UCD10Xv1.1 ctg4351, whole genome shotgun sequence genome window below encodes:
- the LOC124892052 gene encoding cytidine deaminase 1-like → MDHQVKFVVEASEAESITQKLGLPSVRHLLPVLVEPAQSLARPPISNYHVGAVGLGSDGRLFLGVNLEFPGLPLNHSVHAEQFLLTNLAVHNCPRLVAFAVSAAPCGHCRQFLQELRNPCSLQIHITSQHQNNHFEPLREILPNPFGPFDLLDDETPLLLERHNNGLSLLDRDGGDLCNGFDSNPQSKRSGNLLTTNGFCKYAETERSTLLKIAALKAANNSHAPYSGCPSGVAIMDCDSKIYKGSYVESAAYNPSLGPVQAALVAFVAGGGGGYQRIVAAALVEKETANVRQEDTARLSLMLISPQCDFTVFHCCSFDENGCKND, encoded by the coding sequence ATGGATCATCAAGTAAAATTTGTGGTGGAAGCCTCGGAGGCTGAGTCGATTACCCAGAAACTGGGCCTACCCTCAGTCCGGCACCTTCTCCCTGTGTTGGTTGAACCGGCCCAGAGCCTTGCCCGGCCACCCATCTCCAATTACCACGTCGGCGCCGTTGGCCTCGGCTCTGACGGCCGTCTCTTCCTCGGTGTTAACCTGGAATTCCCTGGCCTACCACTTAATCACTCCGTCCACGCCGAGCAGTTTCTCCTGACCAACCTCGCGGTCCACAACTGCCCCCGCCTCGTCGCATTCGCCGTCTCCGCCGCCCCCTGCGGCCACTGCCGACAGTTCCTTCAAGAACTCCGAAACCCTTGCTCTCTCCAAATCCATATCacatctcaacatcaaaacaATCATTTCGAACCATTGCGTGAAATCCTGCCCAACCCATTTGGTCCATTCGATCTCCTGGATGACGAAACTCCTTTGCTCCTCGAGCGTCATAATAACGGTTTGTCCCTGCTGGATCGTGATGGAGGAGATCTGTGCAACGGGTTCGATTCAAATCCCCAATCTAAGAGATCGGGAAATCTTCTAACCACCAATGGGTTTTGCAAATATGCCGAAACGGAGAGGAGTACCCTTCTAAAAATTGCAGCTTTGAAAGCTGCTAACAATTCACATGCACCTTATAGTGGTTGTCCATCAGGGGTGGCAATCATGGATTGTGATAGCAAGATTTATAAAGGTTCTTATGTGGAATCTGCCGCTTATAATCCAAGTTTAGGGCCAGTGCAAGCGGCATTGGTGGCCTTTGTGGCCGGAGGAGGGGGTGGATATCAACGGATTGTGGCAGCAGCTTTGGTGGAGAAGGAGACAGCTAATGTAAGGCAAGAGGATACTGCTAGGCTCTCTCTCATGTTGATTTCTCCTCAATGTGACTTTACAGTTTTCCACTGCTGCTCTTTTGATGAAAATGGGTGTAAAAATGATTGA